One stretch of Aeromicrobium fastidiosum DNA includes these proteins:
- a CDS encoding acyl-CoA dehydrogenase family protein, translating to MTLSDELRISLDGKWRHVREQSRKELATFDLSYDHDLTLDEARERVLGQMKKLVATGIPAAGFKVSSGGTGDPGASVTGIEMLAQFDLSLMVKAGVQWGLFGGAIENLGTEKHHEQYIPGLINLDILGCFAMSETGHGSDVQSLETTATYDPATQEFVIHSPTPSARKDYIGGAAAHARVAAVFAQLVTKGESYGVHCFVVPIRDEDGNDLPGVTTSDDKHKGGLGAVDNGRLVFDNVRVPRENLLNKYGQVDEGGTYSSPIESSNARFFTMLGTLIRGRISVGGSASAATEVALSIAGRYALKRRQFGPDPDHEILLMDYRMHQRRLLPLIAKSYAMRFAQNQLVARMDRVQSSEEPPPAHQQRELESRAAGLKAAQTWHATKAIQEAREACGGAGYLAENRLTTLKGDTDVFTTFEGDNHVLFQLVAKELLTSYAQEVGGLDPVGMVKFAAGTVADVVKERTAASQLIQRLIDARPGGGDDDHDLLDRGTQLNLFEDREQHVLETAARRLRRAGSDKVEAFKVFNAAQDHVIRAGRVHIERIVLEAFTAGIARCEDPEAQDLLRDVCSLYALTAIEEDLAWFMGHNRLSDTRAKTVTALINDLLDKLRPHTLTLIEGFGVPEETLGAAMLVD from the coding sequence ATGACGCTCAGCGACGAACTCCGCATCTCCCTCGACGGCAAGTGGCGCCACGTGCGGGAGCAGTCCCGCAAGGAGCTGGCGACGTTCGACCTGTCGTACGACCACGACCTGACGCTCGACGAGGCCCGCGAGCGCGTGCTCGGGCAGATGAAGAAGCTCGTCGCGACGGGCATCCCCGCGGCCGGCTTCAAGGTCTCGAGCGGCGGCACGGGCGACCCGGGCGCATCCGTCACCGGCATCGAGATGCTGGCGCAGTTCGACCTCTCGCTGATGGTCAAGGCCGGCGTGCAGTGGGGCCTGTTCGGCGGGGCGATCGAGAACCTCGGCACCGAGAAGCACCACGAGCAGTACATCCCGGGCCTGATCAATCTCGACATCCTGGGCTGCTTCGCGATGTCCGAGACGGGCCACGGCAGCGACGTGCAGAGCCTCGAGACGACGGCGACGTACGACCCGGCCACCCAGGAGTTCGTCATCCACTCGCCGACGCCGTCGGCGCGCAAGGACTACATCGGCGGTGCCGCCGCGCACGCCCGCGTCGCGGCGGTGTTCGCCCAGCTGGTCACGAAGGGCGAGTCGTACGGCGTGCACTGCTTCGTCGTACCGATCCGCGATGAGGACGGCAACGACCTGCCGGGCGTCACGACGTCCGACGACAAGCACAAGGGCGGCCTCGGCGCGGTCGACAACGGACGCCTCGTCTTCGACAACGTGCGCGTCCCCCGCGAGAACCTGCTCAACAAGTACGGACAGGTCGACGAGGGCGGCACGTACTCCTCGCCGATCGAGAGCTCCAACGCCCGGTTCTTCACGATGCTCGGCACCCTCATCCGCGGACGCATCAGCGTCGGCGGATCGGCCAGCGCCGCCACCGAGGTGGCCCTCAGCATCGCCGGCCGCTACGCGCTCAAGCGTCGCCAGTTCGGCCCCGACCCCGACCACGAGATCCTGCTGATGGACTACCGGATGCACCAGCGCCGGCTGCTGCCGCTGATCGCGAAGTCGTACGCCATGCGGTTCGCGCAGAACCAGCTCGTGGCCCGCATGGACCGCGTGCAGAGCTCGGAGGAGCCGCCGCCGGCGCACCAGCAGCGAGAGCTCGAGAGCCGCGCCGCCGGACTCAAGGCCGCCCAGACGTGGCACGCCACGAAGGCCATCCAGGAGGCCCGCGAGGCCTGCGGCGGTGCCGGCTACCTGGCCGAGAACCGCCTCACGACGCTCAAGGGCGACACCGACGTCTTCACGACGTTCGAGGGCGACAACCACGTGCTGTTCCAGCTCGTCGCCAAGGAGCTGCTGACGTCGTACGCGCAGGAGGTCGGCGGCCTCGATCCCGTCGGCATGGTCAAGTTCGCCGCCGGCACGGTCGCCGACGTCGTCAAGGAGCGCACCGCCGCCTCGCAGCTGATCCAGCGCCTCATCGACGCGCGTCCGGGCGGAGGCGACGACGACCACGACCTGCTCGACCGCGGCACCCAGCTCAACCTGTTCGAGGACCGCGAGCAGCACGTGCTTGAGACGGCCGCGCGTCGCCTGCGCCGGGCAGGCAGCGACAAGGTCGAGGCGTTCAAGGTCTTCAATGCAGCCCAGGACCACGTCATCCGGGCCGGCCGCGTCCACATCGAGCGCATCGTCCTCGAGGCCTTCACCGCCGGCATCGCCCGCTGCGAGGACCCCGAGGCTCAGGACCTGCTGCGCGACGTCTGCTCGCTCTACGCGCTCACCGCGATCGAGGAGGACCTCGCGTGGTTCATGGGCCACAACCGGCTCTCCGACACGCGGGCCAAGACCGTGACGGCACTGATCAACGACCTGCTCGACAAGCTGCGGCCCCACACGCTGACGCTGATCGAGGGGTTCGGCGTCCCCGAGGAGACCCTCGGCGCGGCGATGCTCGTCGACTGA